In Isoptericola jiangsuensis, the following proteins share a genomic window:
- a CDS encoding DUF7455 domain-containing protein, with amino-acid sequence MTTTTEPTTEPLTAADRCDRCGAQAYVRVVLPVGELLFCGHHARAHADAYRGVARHVQDETDRLHSQHGSARTESV; translated from the coding sequence GTGACCACGACGACCGAACCCACGACCGAGCCGCTGACCGCCGCCGACCGCTGCGACCGCTGCGGTGCGCAGGCCTACGTCCGCGTGGTTCTTCCCGTCGGAGAGCTCCTCTTCTGCGGCCACCACGCCCGAGCCCACGCCGACGCCTACCGCGGCGTCGCGCGCCACGTCCAGGACGAGACCGACCGGCTGCACAGCCAGCACGGGTCGGCCCGGACCGAGTCCGTCTGA